The genomic DNA aaacctaacccaaacctaacctaacctaacctaactgaAGTGAAACACGAACTTGCTAGACAAAGACTGATTTATTTAACTTGTGCGGtagatacataattttataatttgcagTCTACCTTCAACAACCAATATATATAACATCTTCCcctttcattaaataaaaaataacgataAACTAAATAGATACCCATCACCAAATAACTACACATtaatacttatgtaaatatacaATCTGACATTTTTCGTTtacaaataatcaaaattaacttgTAAGATAAAGTTGTACTTATGTTATAGTTTCGTCATCCTTTCATTAACTTACACAACTAACATTTTAACACATGTTtaaacttaaaagtaaataaagacaaTTTATCGTACGTAACAACTAttatatataaatttatttttaaaaaacaatgcaAGTTTCTCACGTGCCCGTCGAGAAGCAGCCCGTGTTTGCTGTATTCTATTAGAATTAGGAGAAGAACTAGCCGACCTATCCACTACCCTGTAGCTATCGCTCAGCCCCTCGTACATACTCTCTTCTGCATCACTGTAGGTACTCGTGCGCTCATTGTCTTCACTACCACTATCCTCCTTCCCTTGCTTGGAAGCAGGAAGTGCAGCGGCATCCTCCGCGCCATCTTTAAGGATATGCCTTCTGTTGCGGCGATACCTTCGACCGCTACTATCCGTGAGGAAGTAGGAGCGAGGCTGCGGCGCTGGTGCCTGCACTTGCATATGTCGTCGACGCTTATCATCATCTGTTACTATAACTCTTTGCCCTGGTTTTAACGCAGGCAATTCTCGGGCATGCATATCATATTGTTTTTTCGACAAGACTCGTTTTGTTACAATATTCTCAAAGTCCCTTTTATTGTTGCGTTCCGGTTTTAACCTCTCTGTATGTACTGGTAGACGGGTATTTAGTCGTCGCCCCATCAGTAATTGTGATGGTGAGCTAATTCCATCTCTCGGTGTTGATCTAAAGTTTAGTAGCCCTAAATAATAATCCGTACCTGTACATAACGATTTCTTAATTATTCCCTTAACTGTTTTTACAGCTCTTTCGCTCAATCCGTTTGATTGTGGATAATTGGGTGATGATGTTGTATGTGTGAAACACCAGTCTTCTGCGAACTTTTTGAATTCCCTGGACCGAAATGCTGGACCATTGTCTGTAATTAATTCCATTGGAATCCCATGTCTTGCAAACTGATCCTTCATTGCTTCAATTACCACCCTGGATCCAATATTTCTTAAGGCGGTTATTTCTATATAATTCGAGAAATAATCAACTATTATTAAGAAATTCTTTTGGTCACAAAAGAATAAATCAGCGCCAACCTTTCTCCAGGGTGAGTCCGGAATGGAATGTGGTATCATTGGCTCCTTCACATTTCGCGCTGCGTGTTCCGCGCAGGTGGCGCAGGCGCGCACTGTCTGTTCCACGTCACGTGACATCCCGTTCCAAAACATTACGTCACGAGCTCGACGCTTGCATCGGTCGATTCCCAAGTGCCCCTCGTGAACACGTGATATCATTTCACCTCTCAATTCACGTGGTATGTACACTAAGTGGTTCTTGAAGATCACTCCATCGATCAGCTGTAATTCTTCTTTATATGACCAATGTTTCTTTACTATGTCGTGTAAATCTTTTTTATATCTCGGCCAACCAGCAAGAATATAATGTCTTATAAGTTCACATTCTTGATCTCTTTGCGTGGCCTCCCTCACCAATGTGAGTTTACTGTCGCTGAATGGCGTGTTCGCTATGAGGAAACACGCCTGATCCTCCACCTCACATGTCACTCTGTCATGCATAAGTTCCGGCAAAGCTGCTCTCGATAGTGCATCAGCCACGTACATATATTTTCCGGGTTTGTATACCACCGTGAACTCATATCGTTGCACGCGTAGCATCATTCTTTGTAACCGAACGGGCACTGCATccagactttttttaaataaggccTCCAGTGGCTTATGGTCTGTTTCCACTATTACGTCTTGTTTTCCATACACATATTGATGGTACTTTTCCATTGCAAATACGATCGCCAGCATTTCCTTTTCAATTTGCGCGTATCTCTTTTGGGTATCTGTCATCGTGAGGGATGAAAACTCAACCGGCCGGCCATCCTGTAACAACGCGGCACCAATAGCCGTGGAGCTTGCGTCTACCGTGATCACGACCGGCCGTTCGCTCGAGTATAGCGCGAGTACCGGGGCGCTGCACACCGCCTGCTTCAACTTGTGAACCGCAGTTTGATGTACACTGTCCCACACCCATTCATTGCCTTTTTTGAGCAGACCTCTAAGAGGGCCTgccatttgtgaataatttggaataaattttgataaatagTTTATCATGCCAAGAAAACGCTCTAATGATGGCCTATCTCTTGGTTCTGGCATGTCCataattgcttttattttgtttgtatcaaTCTGCATACCTTTCTCACTAAATACATGTCCCAGGTACGTAACCTGTTCTACACAAAACTCACACTTGTCcctattaaattttattccTACTTCCCGAGCCCTATCTAGCAATCTTATTAATCTTTCATCGTGTTCTTCCTTAGTTCTACCCCAGATGATTACGTCATCAATAAATGAATCTACCCCATCAAGATCTTCTAATAGCTGCCGTATTTTGCTGTGAAATACCTCACTCGCACAATTGATACCGTAGGGTAGTCGTAAAAATTTATACCTACCAAATGGAGTTCCAAATGTACATAGATCTGCACTGTCATCATCTAATTCGATCATCCAAAAACCAGACCGAGCATCAAGCTTACTGAAGTACCTAGCATTTGTTAACTTGGCAGCGATCTCGGTAAGCGTGGGTAGGGGGTAGTGCGCGCGGCGCACCGCACGGTTGAGCGGCCGCGGGTCGAGGCACACGCGAATGCCGCCGTCCTTCTTGGCCGGCAAGACAATCGCGTTAACCCACTCAGTTGGATGCGATACTTTACGAATAATCCCCATATGCTCCATTTTATCTAGTTCTGTCTTTAACTTATCCCGTATCCCTAAGGGTATTTTTCTGACAGGGCAAACTGAAGGACTTgcattattttctaaaattattttgtatttacccGGTAATTTACCAACGCCATGAAATAAATCCTCATAGTTTTCGATTTTGAGTGCAAAAACCCGCTTGATCAAGCCTAATTCTTCACATGTATATTTCCCCAATACACTTTGGCAGCGGTGATTCGATAtaacaaaatctattaaatagtttttatttttaaatgaccaTAACATTTGACGTGTACCTAGTATTTCGATATAATTTCCACAAAAAGACTGTGCTCTTATGCTACATGGTTTGATGTCTTTTATTGTAAATCCTAACCTTTTAAATGTGACAACTGATAATACATTTAAATCCGAACCTGTATCAAGTTTAAACAGTTCACTCATTCTATATTCATTTTCAGCTAAATTTAATCGTTCAAACCACTTACTGTCTTTAGATTGTGATGTTTGACCCAAGGATGACACGTAGTAAAACTCGTTCTCACTATCACCGCTCTCCTGTATTTCGTGTACACGCTTACCTCTTGCCGtgcacatatttttaaaatgtcctTTATTGAAGCACAAAAAACACTTAGCAAATCGCGCTGGACAACGCGCGTTGTCATCGTGAACACCACCACAAGCACTACAACACCTTGACACCGTTTCACGACTTGAACCATAATCGAACCCGCGATTTGATGACACTGTTGTATGCCTGCGCCATCCACTGGCGCCAGCGCGTCGAGCGTTCGTCGCCGCCGGCGCAGCGCGCGCCCGGCCTCGCTCCTCGCGCTCCGTCGCCGCCGCAGGAGCACCGCTGCGTCTCGGTGCACGTGTACTTAATAACGCGTCTATCGCGCCACTTTGCTCCttacttttagttttttctATATGCCGATTCTCTTCGCTGGATACCTCGCTTGCTTGACATATTTTCACAGCTTTTTCCAAAGTTAGCTCGTCTGTTCGGAGTAGTCTGTCGCGCACACCTGTGTCCGTTACTCCGCATACAATTCTGTCTCGTATTAATCCGCCTTCTAAATGCTCGAACTCACAATGTTGGCATAATAATCTTAGTGCTGTTACGTATGCATCGATATTTTCGCCTTCCATCTGATTACGGGTAAAGAATCTGAATCTCGCCATCGTTGTGTTGGTTTTAGTACCAAAATGTTCGTTGAATTTTTGTATGAGAACATCGATGTCATCATCTTGTCCTTCCgcctttattttaaatgttgaatATATGTCATACCCGTCAGCACCTATTAGATTAATAAGGAGACTGGCTTGTACATCTTTGGCTTCTTTGTACACTCCTGAAGCCTTTAGGAAAACTTTAAATTGTTTAAGCCACTTGCGCCACGTGTCGGCTCGGTTCGCCGGACCACCTTCCAACACTAATTCCGCCGGAGGTCTCGCGTGTTCCATATTTACACGTACTGTCCGTCACCACAATACACTAAATCCACGTTGAAAACGTCCAATAATTAACACTGAAggcgtatttttaatttaccgcTGTCACCATGAAGTGAAACACGAACTTGCTAGACAAAGACTGATTTATTTAACTTGTGCGGtagatacataattttataatttgcagTCTACCTTCAACAACCAATATATATAAcactaacctaacccaaacctaacccaaacctaatccaacccaaacctaacccaaaccgaACCCAAacctttcttttaatttttttttatgttttcttttttttttgaccctggcaAAAATGCTTTATGTATCGTcgttggaggacttggaggccacctccaaaatttcctccttgtcctccagcgccatttgcgctagctcagccactgagtggtctgcgtagaGGACGTTGGAAGCCTGGACCTTgcggcaccggttgcgcgctccttggcggcgaccttctCCTCCAGGTCCTTTTGCGCCTCCACCCGCTtggcttgcgccagagacgccctcagttggcgttgagcttcatcaagtcccacatcgtgggaacttgatttcgccttcacctttttTAACCTACCAATTATTGGTTCCGAcgaatcgtcggattcttgcctcaggtcTCTCtcctctcggggcaggaccactcgttgaAGGTTCCATCCctactatcactactttctccgatctctagttgcgaaaaaaatataaaatggttgaaatatttacaaaatatttttattatttattgtttaaaatttgccgccccctaaaaagtgccgcccggggcgggccgcccctgccactacgctacgccactgctaataatatcaaaattaatgaattatttcattgtgtaaataaatttaatgttgtTTGAGATGGCCAAGCTATGTTCTGGAACTGCAGAgctgcaaagtcaaagtcaaaatgatttatttcaaatataccaggaaggcacttttgaacgtcaaagcaaatataataatattaataacgtctgtctgtcggtcagtcctctagtgaagctatttgctcgttccaaagtgtagattcctatggagaagaacgagcaagattcataatacaattgttggttacattgtttcgattgcttcaactgtgtgagaacaatgtaaaactaatattcagtcaaatttctttttctatcacagaaaaagaaaataaccttgaggacaacaaaatCAATGCAGTCtggctgaccagtcccagttaacagcgcccgttcacgaacatgacacgtacaccagcaccgcccaactcaaccatattgCAGGGAATCTAGCGAAAATTTTGCTGCAGCACATTTTTAGTGGTGAAGGCCCGAAGACACAAAGTACTGGTTGGCTTAAACTGTTTATGTGGTCTCCAGTCAAAGAGAAGACCATGATTGACGAAAGTAGAAGTAGTAGAAGGTTGCTTGTTGGGCCCGAGTTGCTTAATAACTGAACTCAATTCACTAAATTCTGTGGCAAATCGCGTCTAGGTAGGCATGCAGCTGGCCAGATAACACAAGGAAACAGacggaaaataaatattaattacatagaCTTTAGTGTTTCATtaactttttacttaaaaatcacCAAGTGCTTAATTAGGTACTtcatttatattaacttttataaatatcGTATTGTGATGTTCTTCTACATTTTTCCCATATCTATAGGTAATTCGACTATTGCCTAAGTGTTATTACGGATCGGACTTGGTCAGAGGGGCCCGGGTCCCGTGGGCCCCTACAAAGAGTGAATCTTTTTTGTAGTGATTTTGAGCTATGCTCAAGAGAAAGCTAATGagatattgcatattttatttgttagctaaatattttagattaaatCTGGGGTCAAATTCCAAAGATTGTTGCACAATTAATGTATTAGTCATCGAAATAATTAGGCAAGtatctatgtttaaaaaatactgataaGTATAGAGAAACGGAACTTGTCTGTATTGTCACCTAATTTTAATCCTCCTATCCTATGTTACCCAGATAATATAAGGAaattgtgataaatattttgtgttaatgCGTGGTCGGTCGATAAATCAGTGATAAAGAAAGGAAAGGAGTGATAACTCGATTGATAAATTACCTTATCTAAGGTTTAGCGCTTCGTCACATCTAGATCGTGAAATAATTGGCGTATATATACAATATTTGGCGTCTTCTACAGCATTCGTATCGTTTCGAGTAACCTGCGCAGTGCATGTGATGATTGTCAAagcatttactttattaattctCGTGTCGTACGCAATTGGTGAATTGTGTGTGAACTACGATTTCGAACAAGGTTTCTATGAATTGTTTAGTGACAATGGAGTTTGTGATAGTCTCCCGCTTTGGTTTATCGGTAAATACGAGAATTTAAATATGATTGGAGAGAATGGGAGCACGACTTTTATCACACCTAGTTCTCAGTGGGCTGCAAGTTGTGCGTCGTCATTCGTTTTTTCAATGAAATCGGGCGGTACTATCGAAGTGGACATTTACATGGAACGGTCTGATGTCAATGATCAGATTCAGGTCTTCGTCAGTCAAGTTGTGGCTGGTGGTGGCTCCTTTGTGAGAGCGAAAGCTGAGAGTGGAGTTTCGGGATACTCCGCAAATGGAAAGCAAACTTTGAAAGTCACTTTAAATGGTACAGACAATTATGAAGgatttgtaagtatattttatattttttgttttattactatgtatttatCTACTGATTAGACTGCCCTTTGTTCACTTAATATTAGGttaatttatgaaaacaaacGTAACAAGAGGGTGTTGACTTGATCGAATATTTTGGTGATTGAGCTGTGATTTGAGTAGGTATCCAGGGCTGGATTAGGTCGGAGGGGCCCAAGTTGTCCGGGCCCCgaaagaaaaaagataaaatataaaaaaaatacatatcagtGCCTACGCACTTGGCAGATATCGTGATTTTATTTATCGTTTGATGGAGTTGTCGTGTCAGCTAAACAAATACCTGTTATGTATGATTAATTGATGATAACTTTACTTTTAGATATGATAAAGAACTTAAAATGCAGGCGGTTAAaggttaattataattatctactcaaaatattatcacaataaacatttacgtaaataattacattatttgtgcaattttattatttcttcagATTAggtatgtgattatttttttcatttcattaattatgaaattaactagacaagaagtttgtttattaaatattaataaatgaaaagtaAACTTACCTATATACCTGACTTTGTACCATCAATGGTATTAATCAATAGGCATCCATACTTAGCCAAAAGGAACCAAACATTCAACGTTGTTCACTTATTTGTTACAGATATCCATAGTGGGGAAAGCAGCTCCAGAATCAGTGGTACTAGTAGACGCTTTCCGATACACACCACCGCACGTAGACGCCGCATATTGTCAAGATCCAAAGAACGTTTTAAATCCCTTCAGCAATGTGAATACAAACGCGATCTTCTCTAGGAAGACCACAAGAACCACTCGTAGGACCACAACGACGAAAAGGACCACAACGACAAAAAAGACCACAACGACTCGATGGACCACAGCCTCCACAACTACAACTAATGAAACGACCACATATAATACAACCACTCCAAATTATAACACCACCAGTCCTATCTATAGTACTACGCTACCTACCGTTACTAGTCGACCTCCCTACATCATTGACGATAGACCTGCCTCAAGTGCTACTAGCTTAGCTCCTTTAATGACTATGCTTTTATCTCTCACTGTACTATCAGCTTTATGCCAATTGCCCAGCTGACGCGCGAATACTGAAAACGtgctcaattttaagttgtacataaCTGAAGTATCAAGTTATCTCTGTAGGTACCTGTAACTGTGTAATTGTGCCTAGGGATGTGCTATAACAGGCGTCGCACCATgtgggctccggagcaggtctaattagaggactAGGTGCTCCTTTACAGGTGTTGAGTGTGGccaacagggtggttttagtgaggtaaaaaatCTCACAGTCTTTAGTCTTTTATCTTCAAAAAGCtgggcgccttttgaaggtatCCCTCTGTAATACAAAAGGTACCTAACCGTAGAAGTTTTTGActacaaatacttaaaaataaattagagtaagaaatatttttgggagtgacttaaaattgagtggcgtttggtTATTTTAGTACAAACTTAACTGTTTTGGTTTAGagtttaattttacataattatttttatgtaatctaGTCAAGCTAATCAAACAGGAcctttgattaattattttagtctCATGTAATTAGGTAGTAAGCCTATTGGCATTGGAGACTGACCTATCCAACTGGACTTGTAAGACTTCGTGCTACCGATCGTGGTTGCGATCACTAAGCTAACGAGGCATTAGAGGTAGCAGGGCTACTGCAATACCTGCTGCTAATCATATACATATGATATTAAAACATCATGTAACTAAATAATACGAATTTATATATCACTATatatagtcacgccttttatccccgaagggcttggcagaggtgcacattatggcatgtaatggcactgtaaaatgtacacccagttttcaccatttgtgttataagtcccatgtaatagggggtaat from Spodoptera frugiperda isolate SF20-4 chromosome 9, AGI-APGP_CSIRO_Sfru_2.0, whole genome shotgun sequence includes the following:
- the LOC126910591 gene encoding uncharacterized protein LOC126910591, coding for MIVKAFTLLILVSYAIGELCVNYDFEQGFYELFSDNGVCDSLPLWFIGKYENLNMIGENGSTTFITPSSQWAASCASSFVFSMKSGGTIEVDIYMERSDVNDQIQVFVSQVVAGGGSFVRAKAESGVSGYSANGKQTLKVTLNGTDNYEGFISIVGKAAPESVVLVDAFRYTPPHVDAAYCQDPKNVLNPFSNVNTNAIFSRKTTRTTRRTTTTKRTTTTKKTTTTRWTTASTTTTNETTTYNTTTPNYNTTSPIYSTTLPTVTSRPPYIIDDRPASSATSLAPLMTMLLSLTVLSALCQLPS